A portion of the Streptomyces platensis genome contains these proteins:
- a CDS encoding ACP S-malonyltransferase: MGQTEAHTGDSPMAPAVARASGTAPRTAVLFPGMGRFDFASAGRFLVLDRYARTRLTVADEVLGFSVLERFHDAGADYSEYAQLAFLIASLAAADRAEDRFGMRPDVCAGASFGQKAAAAYAGSLDFPDVVRMTAELARCEKEYFTTEHSDVVTHAVYRVPDEEFHALLDEMRARGDWFEISGELDRGFYMVSLPESRLEEFIRAVRALGGYSMYTMRPPVHARAFGALRRKAEAEVFTKYRIKAPRLPVISDADGTVVDSAEAMRTMLLDTFDRAIHWPAMVTSMVGLGVETLHVTGADDMFHRLNCTVRAFDVRTINPKNALRPGPPMLRSRRAA; this comes from the coding sequence ATGGGGCAGACTGAAGCGCACACCGGGGACTCCCCCATGGCGCCGGCCGTCGCGCGGGCCTCCGGGACGGCGCCGCGGACCGCCGTGCTGTTCCCCGGCATGGGCCGGTTCGACTTCGCGAGCGCCGGCCGGTTCCTGGTGCTCGACCGGTATGCCCGCACCCGGCTCACGGTCGCCGATGAGGTGCTCGGCTTCTCCGTATTGGAACGGTTCCACGACGCCGGCGCCGACTACTCCGAGTACGCCCAGCTGGCCTTTCTGATCGCTTCGCTCGCCGCCGCGGACCGGGCCGAGGACCGGTTCGGCATGCGGCCGGACGTCTGTGCCGGGGCCAGCTTCGGCCAGAAGGCGGCGGCCGCGTACGCCGGTTCGCTCGATTTCCCCGATGTCGTACGGATGACGGCGGAGCTGGCGCGCTGCGAGAAGGAGTACTTCACCACCGAGCACTCGGACGTGGTGACCCACGCCGTTTACCGCGTCCCGGACGAGGAGTTCCACGCCCTGCTGGACGAAATGCGGGCGCGGGGCGACTGGTTCGAGATATCCGGCGAGCTGGACCGCGGGTTCTACATGGTGTCCCTGCCCGAATCCCGGCTGGAGGAGTTCATCCGGGCGGTGCGGGCCCTCGGCGGATACTCGATGTACACCATGCGCCCGCCGGTGCACGCCCGTGCGTTCGGCGCACTGCGCCGCAAGGCGGAGGCCGAGGTCTTCACCAAGTACCGGATCAAGGCGCCCCGGCTCCCCGTCATCTCGGACGCCGACGGGACGGTGGTGGACTCCGCCGAGGCGATGCGGACCATGCTGCTGGACACCTTCGACCGGGCGATCCACTGGCCGGCCATGGTGACCTCGATGGTCGGTCTCGGCGTGGAAACGCTCCATGTCACCGGCGCCGATGACATGTTCCACCGGCTGAACTGCACCGTCCGTGCCTTCGACGTCCGCACGATCAACCCGAAGAACGCCCTGCGCCCGGGACCACCGATGCTCCGGAGCCGCCGGGCAGCCTGA
- a CDS encoding response regulator transcription factor, with amino-acid sequence MRVVLVEDLYLLREGLTHLLTAHGFEVVSAVETGPELLTAVQEHRPDVAIVDVRLPPTFTDEGLQAAHEARRRIPGLPVLVLSQHVEQLYARELLADGSGAIGYLLKDRVFNATQFVDALRRVAEGGTAMDPEVISKLVESNAHQEPLGTLTAREREVLELMAEGCSNAAVSHRLYISEGAVSKHIASVFGKLNLTNSNDTNRRVLAVLAYLNSANLD; translated from the coding sequence GTGCGTGTTGTCCTCGTAGAGGACCTCTACCTGCTTCGCGAAGGTCTGACCCATCTGCTCACCGCGCACGGCTTCGAGGTGGTCTCCGCGGTCGAGACCGGCCCGGAGCTGCTCACGGCCGTGCAGGAGCACCGGCCCGACGTCGCGATCGTGGATGTCCGGCTACCGCCCACGTTCACCGACGAGGGGCTCCAAGCGGCGCACGAGGCCCGCCGGCGGATCCCGGGCCTGCCCGTCCTGGTGCTGTCCCAGCACGTCGAGCAGCTCTATGCGCGCGAACTGCTGGCCGACGGATCCGGTGCCATCGGATATCTGCTGAAGGACCGGGTGTTCAACGCCACGCAGTTCGTGGACGCGCTGCGCCGGGTCGCCGAGGGCGGTACCGCGATGGACCCGGAGGTCATCTCCAAACTGGTGGAGAGCAACGCCCACCAGGAGCCGCTGGGCACCCTGACCGCCCGGGAACGGGAGGTCCTGGAGCTGATGGCCGAGGGCTGTTCCAACGCGGCGGTCTCGCACCGCCTCTACATCAGCGAAGGCGCGGTGAGCAAACACATCGCCAGCGTCTTCGGCAAGCTGAATCTGACCAACTCCAACGACACCAACCGCCGGGTGCTCGCCGTCCTCGCCTACTTGAACAGCGCGAACCTCGACTAG
- a CDS encoding sensor histidine kinase — protein sequence MFGRHLWAPLRGLVLFGLGLTAGPMLAAVGLGTLFGIQSLAQWYRDPLNVYRTLAGRWCGVDIPVPYQPPPPPPEPEPDGWYRYKNRLYLTPKKLSYERRWDWLVKDPATSRDILWMLINPVAGSVTALLPLTLVVVGATAPWYWPGHPGITVPVAAATALAGFGFGPVLLHLHGRWTCQLLASAADSGIRRALIRIGRGGLATWRLALTAGLAVTELAAALMHLLAMVPILLWAWPTVLVAGRQLTSWRRQQIQEWTGIRIDRPYLPEPVLPPPRPDGTYQIGRTLYRTPEMALRSLRYRQNARDLATWRDLLWLLLDPVVGVLLAAVPVLVTGYCFFGLIWSWAWASLLQLFVDFHTFESWPLLTRGVPVLGDYPIATAPLIGVVGTLTGSLLAIPLLRLHGLWSWLLLGPTKSALLGRRVDQLTETRMEARETLSSELRRIERDLHDGAQAQWVAMGMKLGAIEALIERDPAAAKTMVGTAREASAKALIELRHLIRGINPPVLAERGIADAIRGLALDSPLSVGLRIDLPGRPERPVESAAYFAVSELLTNVSKHAEAGRVHIDVRYTANQLRIALTDNGVGGADPAKGSGLRGVQRRLATFDGSLAVHSPLGGPTTVTLEIPCVLSS from the coding sequence ATGTTCGGACGGCACCTCTGGGCGCCCCTGCGCGGCCTTGTGCTCTTCGGGCTGGGACTCACCGCCGGCCCGATGCTGGCCGCCGTCGGCCTCGGCACGCTCTTCGGCATCCAGTCGCTCGCCCAGTGGTACCGCGATCCGCTCAATGTCTACCGCACCCTCGCCGGCCGGTGGTGCGGGGTGGACATCCCGGTGCCGTACCAGCCCCCGCCGCCGCCACCCGAACCCGAACCCGACGGCTGGTACCGCTACAAGAACCGGCTCTACCTGACCCCGAAGAAGCTCTCCTACGAACGGCGCTGGGACTGGCTGGTCAAGGACCCGGCCACCTCCCGGGACATCCTGTGGATGCTGATCAATCCCGTCGCCGGCAGCGTCACGGCGCTGCTGCCGCTCACCCTGGTCGTGGTGGGCGCCACCGCCCCGTGGTACTGGCCCGGACACCCCGGGATCACCGTCCCGGTCGCTGCGGCGACGGCACTGGCCGGCTTCGGATTCGGGCCGGTCCTGCTCCATCTGCACGGGCGCTGGACCTGCCAACTCCTCGCGTCCGCCGCCGACTCCGGAATACGCCGTGCGCTGATCCGGATCGGCCGTGGGGGGCTCGCCACCTGGCGGCTGGCCCTGACCGCCGGACTCGCGGTCACCGAACTGGCCGCCGCCCTCATGCATCTGCTGGCGATGGTGCCGATCCTGCTGTGGGCCTGGCCGACCGTGCTGGTCGCCGGCCGGCAGCTCACCTCCTGGCGCCGGCAGCAGATCCAGGAGTGGACCGGCATCCGGATCGACCGGCCCTATCTGCCCGAACCGGTCCTGCCACCGCCCCGGCCCGACGGCACCTACCAGATCGGCCGCACGCTGTACCGCACCCCGGAGATGGCGCTGCGGTCCCTGCGGTACCGGCAGAACGCCCGGGACCTCGCCACCTGGCGGGACCTGCTCTGGCTGCTGCTCGATCCCGTGGTGGGGGTGCTGCTCGCCGCGGTGCCCGTACTGGTCACCGGATACTGCTTCTTCGGCCTGATCTGGTCCTGGGCCTGGGCGTCGCTGCTTCAGCTCTTCGTCGACTTCCACACCTTCGAAAGCTGGCCCCTGCTGACCCGCGGCGTCCCGGTCCTCGGCGACTACCCGATCGCCACCGCTCCCCTGATCGGTGTGGTCGGCACCCTGACCGGGAGTTTGCTCGCCATCCCGCTGCTGCGGCTGCACGGCCTGTGGAGCTGGCTCCTCCTCGGGCCGACCAAGTCGGCGCTGCTCGGCCGCCGGGTGGACCAGCTCACCGAGACCCGGATGGAGGCCCGGGAAACCCTCTCCTCGGAGCTGCGCCGGATCGAACGGGATCTGCACGACGGGGCGCAGGCGCAGTGGGTGGCCATGGGAATGAAACTCGGCGCCATCGAGGCGCTCATCGAACGCGACCCGGCTGCCGCCAAGACGATGGTCGGGACCGCCAGGGAAGCCTCCGCGAAGGCGCTCATCGAGTTACGCCATCTCATCCGCGGGATCAATCCGCCGGTGCTCGCCGAACGCGGTATCGCGGACGCCATCCGCGGGCTGGCCCTGGACTCGCCGCTCTCCGTCGGTCTGCGGATCGATCTGCCCGGGCGTCCCGAGCGCCCCGTCGAGTCCGCCGCCTATTTCGCGGTGTCCGAACTGCTCACCAATGTTTCCAAACACGCCGAGGCGGGCCGTGTGCACATCGATGTGCGCTACACGGCGAACCAGCTGCGGATCGCGCTCACCGACAACGGGGTCGGGGGAGCCGATCCGGCGAAGGGCAGCGGGCTGCGCGGCGTCCAGCGGCGGCTCGCTACCTTCGACGGAAGTCTCGCCGTGCACAGTCCACTTGGCGGCCCCACCACAGTCACTCTGGAGATTCCGTGCGTGTTGTCCTCGTAG
- a CDS encoding AAA family ATPase: MHHAHSEDPDWRGVLFSDGGKMLMTVSVPVSGVAIAPSGTAVVQVNLVGNVHCLGQERCARGSSSGRKSCMGLVEREAVMSELRAALSDSAKGCGKVAVIRGGIASGKTALLRAFEEHAVAAGATLLRASGAPSEQSLRFGVIEQFLSGATAPPEATESLSHLAGLTTPQVGGEAPSSAQSGTRAAHDLCVGLLELSRQGPLVITVDDHQFADSASLQVLTYLQHRIGTARVMLLLSQGTEAPSELVAEALRQPYARQFTLSPLSPEGVGQLLAQRLDSLVADQQAPGSYAVTGGNPLLTHALIDDSLAPDQEAAAGAAVEPVAGQAFTRAVLAILRRGGPQLLRTARAVAVLGEFAAPALLARFLDVRPSVVGGALETLELAGLTTDAQFRYHGTRTAVLDELTPEERSALNRRAAELLHHDGVAPSDVVGYLLAAGEADEPWAVRVLHAAADQALAHAEQALAGGKVAEAVQYLEFASRSCGDEHKRAMLTARLAWVQWTISPAAATRHHGPLQTALEKELLSGREVMRLVRSLAWHGRPKEAVRALECLDALPEGDGSRDPAERRLTRQWLARWYPQIFAQVERHAAMAEPMSSPGPVRRPHTAVLPRGTAPAPAVDGPEQVLQRARVRETPLASVIFALHELLAAERFERAMYWCNELLQKAEGQHAAAWRGVLLDTRAAVSLRLGDLADAERDASSALTALSARSWGVAIGSPLSHAIHAATMRGHFDRAEALLHQMIPQSMMDTRYGLQYRTARGHFHLATDRPHAALEDFEAVGDLVVKWKLDHPMTLPWRGDLAQALVRVGQTDRARELIKDQLRMIGPDSTRMRGISLGILASVSDLKQRLPLLGEVVDLLQAGGDRYQLAQAFVELGQVWQILGKLDRAQLIRRRALQLAKSCHAEQLSHQLLATREPLNSEPATSQWEDAEGMAVLSEAERRVAALAALGRTNREIGRKLHITVSTVEQHLTRVYRKLNIKRRADLPVGLPADIADIA, from the coding sequence ATGCATCATGCGCACTCCGAGGATCCGGATTGGCGGGGTGTCCTGTTTTCAGACGGCGGGAAAATGTTGATGACTGTGAGCGTTCCGGTGAGCGGCGTGGCAATCGCGCCGTCCGGCACTGCCGTCGTTCAAGTGAATCTTGTGGGGAATGTGCATTGCCTCGGGCAGGAGAGGTGCGCTCGGGGTTCTTCTTCGGGGAGGAAGAGCTGCATGGGGTTAGTGGAACGAGAAGCAGTGATGTCGGAGCTACGCGCCGCATTGAGTGACAGCGCCAAAGGGTGCGGCAAGGTAGCGGTGATACGAGGGGGAATCGCCAGCGGTAAGACTGCCCTGCTCAGGGCGTTCGAGGAGCATGCGGTGGCCGCCGGCGCCACGCTGTTGCGGGCCTCGGGCGCGCCCAGTGAGCAATCGCTCCGCTTCGGTGTGATCGAGCAGTTCCTCAGCGGGGCGACCGCCCCGCCGGAAGCCACCGAGTCGCTGTCCCACCTGGCCGGCCTGACCACGCCCCAGGTGGGGGGCGAAGCACCGTCCTCTGCGCAGTCCGGGACCAGGGCCGCGCACGACCTGTGCGTCGGGCTGCTCGAACTGAGCAGGCAGGGGCCGTTGGTGATCACCGTGGACGATCACCAGTTCGCTGACAGCGCCTCGCTGCAAGTGCTGACGTACCTCCAGCACCGGATCGGCACCGCGCGGGTGATGCTGCTGCTCAGCCAGGGGACCGAAGCGCCGTCCGAGCTGGTGGCGGAGGCGCTCAGGCAGCCGTACGCGCGGCAGTTCACGCTGTCCCCGTTGTCCCCGGAGGGGGTCGGGCAGCTTCTCGCGCAGCGGCTGGACTCCCTGGTCGCCGATCAGCAGGCACCCGGCAGTTATGCCGTGACCGGTGGCAACCCCCTGCTGACGCACGCCCTGATCGACGACAGTCTGGCGCCGGACCAGGAGGCGGCCGCCGGAGCGGCGGTCGAACCGGTCGCCGGGCAGGCCTTCACCAGGGCCGTGCTGGCGATCCTGCGCCGCGGCGGCCCGCAACTGCTGCGCACGGCGCGGGCGGTCGCGGTGCTGGGCGAGTTCGCCGCCCCCGCGCTGCTGGCCCGATTCCTGGACGTGCGGCCGTCGGTCGTGGGCGGTGCGCTGGAAACCCTGGAACTGGCGGGGCTGACCACCGACGCCCAGTTCCGCTACCACGGCACCCGGACCGCCGTACTGGACGAACTCACACCCGAGGAGCGTTCCGCACTGAACCGCCGCGCGGCCGAGCTGCTGCACCACGATGGCGTGGCGCCTTCGGACGTGGTGGGTTACCTGCTGGCCGCCGGTGAGGCCGACGAGCCCTGGGCCGTCCGGGTGCTGCACGCCGCCGCCGACCAGGCGCTGGCCCACGCGGAGCAGGCGCTGGCGGGCGGCAAGGTGGCGGAGGCCGTGCAGTACCTGGAGTTCGCCAGCCGCTCCTGCGGCGACGAGCACAAGCGCGCCATGCTCACCGCCCGGCTCGCCTGGGTGCAGTGGACGATCAGCCCCGCGGCCGCGACCCGGCACCACGGGCCCTTGCAGACGGCGCTGGAGAAGGAGTTGCTCAGCGGCCGCGAGGTGATGCGGCTGGTCCGTTCGCTGGCATGGCACGGCCGCCCCAAGGAAGCGGTGCGCGCGCTGGAATGCCTGGACGCCCTGCCCGAGGGGGACGGCTCCCGCGATCCGGCCGAACGAAGACTGACCCGCCAGTGGCTCGCCCGCTGGTATCCGCAGATCTTCGCCCAGGTCGAACGGCACGCCGCGATGGCCGAACCCATGAGTTCCCCGGGCCCGGTGCGCCGGCCGCACACCGCCGTTCTTCCCCGTGGCACCGCACCCGCCCCGGCCGTGGACGGGCCCGAGCAGGTGCTGCAAAGGGCCCGGGTCCGGGAGACTCCGCTGGCATCGGTGATCTTCGCGCTGCATGAACTCCTCGCTGCCGAGCGGTTCGAGCGCGCGATGTACTGGTGCAATGAGCTGCTTCAGAAGGCGGAGGGCCAGCACGCCGCCGCATGGCGCGGTGTGCTGCTGGACACCAGGGCCGCGGTCAGCCTCCGGCTCGGTGATCTCGCCGATGCGGAACGGGACGCTAGCAGCGCCTTGACGGCCCTCTCCGCACGGAGCTGGGGCGTGGCGATCGGTTCCCCGCTGTCTCACGCGATACATGCCGCGACGATGCGCGGCCACTTCGACCGGGCCGAGGCACTTCTCCACCAGATGATCCCGCAGTCCATGATGGACACCCGTTACGGCCTCCAGTACCGGACGGCGCGGGGGCATTTCCATCTCGCGACGGACCGGCCACATGCCGCGCTGGAGGATTTCGAGGCCGTAGGTGATCTCGTGGTCAAGTGGAAGCTTGATCACCCGATGACTCTGCCCTGGCGCGGGGACCTGGCCCAGGCCCTGGTCCGGGTGGGTCAGACCGACCGGGCCAGGGAGCTCATCAAGGATCAACTACGCATGATCGGGCCGGACTCCACCCGGATGCGCGGGATCTCCCTCGGCATCCTCGCCTCGGTCAGCGACCTCAAACAGCGACTGCCGCTGCTCGGCGAGGTGGTCGATCTGTTGCAGGCCGGCGGGGACCGCTACCAGCTGGCCCAGGCGTTCGTCGAACTCGGTCAGGTCTGGCAGATCCTCGGCAAACTGGACCGCGCCCAGCTGATCCGGCGGCGCGCGCTGCAACTCGCCAAGAGCTGCCATGCCGAGCAGTTGTCCCATCAGCTGCTCGCCACCAGGGAGCCGCTGAACAGCGAGCCGGCCACGAGCCAGTGGGAGGACGCCGAAGGCATGGCCGTGCTGAGCGAGGCCGAACGCCGGGTCGCCGCGCTCGCCGCGCTGGGGCGGACGAACCGGGAGATCGGCCGGAAGCTGCACATCACCGTGAGCACCGTGGAACAGCATCTGACGAGGGTGTACCGGAAGCTGAACATCAAGCGCCGGGCGGATCTGCCGGTCGGGCTTCCGGCGGACATCGCGGATATCGCCTGA
- a CDS encoding class I adenylate-forming enzyme family protein, translating to MNAKIFAPDSVRTLSEFEHDALRIAQVLGERGVGPGDRVMLKAGNSPAWVATLLGLMHIGASIVLVDQQEHAEPTRRIILRTGTKLVLSDEDSPLDSNQEAVHLYELLVSAAGRQVAGERLTADTWCELPDGLIMWTSGSTGTPKGVVKSGRKFLKNLERNAAQVGHREDDVLLPLLPFAHQYGLSMVLIAWLKRCSLVIAPYRRLDRALLMAEESAATVIDATPSSYRSMLNLASRKPSLRPGLARARMFCVGAAPLDDPLVGQYEAEFGRPLLDSYGSTELGNIAFATPDNPVACGQPMDGIRVRVVDDEGRAVPAGEPGEVEVNTPDALEGYLAEDGTLQPAPQGWQRTGDLGRLDADGNLIVLGRKYAVHRKGYTLYPELIERSVAAQGCSVRIVALPDERRGAQLVFFVEDDEGQEDAYWRERLCGILAAYEHPDRVVVLEHFPLNRNGKPDKRQLEHLARARGR from the coding sequence GTGAACGCAAAGATCTTTGCCCCTGACTCGGTGCGGACCCTGTCCGAATTCGAGCACGACGCACTTCGCATCGCGCAGGTGCTCGGCGAGCGGGGCGTCGGCCCCGGAGACCGGGTCATGCTCAAGGCCGGCAACTCACCCGCCTGGGTGGCGACGCTGCTCGGGCTGATGCACATAGGCGCCTCGATCGTGCTGGTCGACCAGCAGGAGCATGCGGAGCCGACCCGGCGGATCATCCTGCGGACCGGTACGAAGCTGGTCCTCAGTGACGAGGACTCACCGCTCGACAGCAACCAGGAAGCCGTACACCTCTACGAGTTGCTGGTGTCCGCCGCCGGCCGGCAGGTCGCGGGCGAGCGGCTGACCGCCGACACCTGGTGCGAGCTCCCCGACGGCCTGATCATGTGGACCTCCGGCTCGACCGGCACCCCCAAGGGCGTGGTCAAGTCGGGCCGCAAGTTCCTGAAGAACCTCGAACGGAACGCGGCGCAGGTCGGGCACCGGGAGGACGACGTCCTGCTGCCGCTGCTGCCGTTCGCGCACCAGTACGGCCTCTCCATGGTGCTGATCGCCTGGCTGAAGCGGTGTTCGCTGGTGATCGCCCCGTACCGCCGGCTGGACCGTGCGCTGCTGATGGCGGAGGAGTCAGCAGCCACGGTCATCGACGCCACGCCGTCCAGCTACCGCAGCATGCTCAACCTCGCCTCGCGGAAGCCGAGTCTGCGCCCCGGGCTGGCGCGGGCGCGGATGTTCTGCGTCGGCGCGGCGCCGCTGGACGATCCGCTGGTCGGCCAGTACGAGGCGGAGTTCGGGCGGCCGCTGCTGGACAGCTACGGCAGCACGGAACTGGGCAATATCGCCTTCGCGACGCCGGACAACCCGGTGGCGTGCGGGCAGCCGATGGACGGTATCCGGGTGCGCGTCGTCGACGACGAGGGCCGGGCGGTCCCCGCGGGCGAGCCCGGCGAGGTGGAGGTGAACACCCCCGACGCACTGGAGGGGTACCTCGCCGAGGACGGCACCCTCCAGCCCGCCCCCCAGGGCTGGCAGCGCACCGGCGATCTCGGCCGGCTCGACGCGGACGGCAATCTGATCGTCCTCGGCCGCAAATACGCGGTGCACCGCAAGGGTTACACCCTCTACCCCGAGCTGATCGAACGCAGTGTGGCGGCGCAGGGCTGCTCCGTCAGGATCGTCGCCCTGCCCGACGAGCGGCGTGGCGCCCAGCTCGTCTTCTTCGTGGAGGACGACGAGGGCCAGGAGGACGCGTACTGGCGCGAGCGGCTCTGTGGCATCCTGGCGGCCTACGAGCACCCCGACCGAGTTGTCGTGCTCGAACACTTCCCGCTCAACCGCAACGGCAAGCCGGACAAACGGCAGTTGGAGCATCTCGCCCGGGCCCGCGGCCGGTGA
- a CDS encoding carbon-nitrogen hydrolase family protein, translating to MKIACLQTVCGPTDFPQTLDRLRDAAGKAAAEGAELLLAPEMTIGGYPLQPAALAQSAGTTEGPQCTAVSEIAREAGIAMAYGWPERDGAHLYNAVRLVGRDGRPLAVYRKAHLYGRAEHELFTPGDSGVVQASLGGLTVGMLICYDVEFPEAVRAHALAGTDLLLVPTGLMSPWDFVARTLVPARAFESQLYVAYANWTGEHGGLRFCGRTTIAAPDGTVECLDPAAACDGDQLLFGEAAPTTLASARRTTTYLSDRRPELYRG from the coding sequence GTGAAGATCGCCTGCCTTCAGACCGTCTGTGGCCCGACGGACTTCCCGCAGACCCTCGACAGGCTGCGGGACGCCGCGGGCAAGGCGGCCGCCGAGGGCGCCGAGCTGCTGCTCGCTCCCGAGATGACCATCGGCGGCTATCCGCTCCAGCCCGCGGCCCTCGCGCAGTCGGCCGGCACCACGGAAGGCCCGCAGTGCACCGCGGTCTCCGAGATCGCCCGGGAAGCCGGCATCGCGATGGCGTACGGCTGGCCCGAGCGGGACGGTGCACACCTCTACAACGCGGTGCGGCTCGTCGGCCGGGACGGGCGACCGCTGGCCGTCTACCGCAAGGCACACCTCTACGGCCGGGCCGAGCACGAGCTGTTCACCCCTGGAGACAGCGGCGTGGTCCAGGCCTCCCTGGGCGGCCTGACGGTGGGCATGCTGATCTGCTACGACGTCGAGTTCCCCGAGGCCGTACGGGCCCACGCGCTCGCGGGCACGGATCTGCTGCTGGTCCCCACGGGCCTGATGAGCCCCTGGGATTTCGTCGCCCGGACCCTCGTGCCCGCCCGCGCCTTCGAGAGTCAGCTCTACGTCGCCTACGCCAACTGGACCGGCGAGCACGGCGGCCTCCGCTTCTGCGGCCGCACCACGATCGCCGCCCCGGACGGCACGGTGGAGTGCCTCGACCCTGCCGCCGCCTGCGACGGGGACCAGCTGCTGTTCGGCGAGGCGGCCCCCACCACCCTGGCCTCGGCGCGCCGCACCACGACTTACCTCAGCGACCGCCGCCCGGAGCTGTACAGGGGCTGA
- a CDS encoding prolyl oligopeptidase family serine peptidase: MHSSTLPSEQSTNSVDFPRQFARTRRFSLGVPRHFTVSPDGRRVLFVRTGSGADPIGRLWQYEDGSERLLADPALLVGAGSGTVPEEERLRRERARERSVGVVSYATDEAARLVAFALSGALWAVRTDGGTPFSVPAAGPVVDPRPSPDGRYIAYVSRRCFHVVDLTGADRQLARAEDPEISYGLAEYAAAESMRRSRGYWWAPDSRHVLVARVDTSPVERRYLSDPADPAKPPQAIRYPAAGTANAEVTLELLSLEGERVEVEWDRKAYEYVVAAGWDAHGPLVTVQSRDQCTMRTLAVDPETGATEVLHERTDPAWVEILTGTPARTASGALVLPEDEGDTRYLTVGGQRVTPEGLQLCAVLGVEGERVLFTASDDPLETHVWCHEPGHDLRRLSRDPGRYTGAARGGTLVLAGLTPRGHEVGVLRGDGAAGDPPYQALTSLAEEPSITPRPVHLTLGERKLRGVLYLPSWHEEGTGKLPVLLDPYGGPSIQVVGRARDWFTCVSQWFAEQGFAVLAADGRGTPNRGPAWDKTIHGDQLGPALEDQVDALRAAAAQCGDLDLTRVAIRGWSFGGFLAAAAVLYHPEIFHAAVAGAPPTDMRMYDTHWKERYLGHPEEQPENYERTSLIGHGHLLSRPLLLVHGLADDNVAAAHTLRFSAELLAAGKPHSVLPLPGATHLPADDAVNAQLLHFQRDFLMSALEGGAGKE; this comes from the coding sequence TTGCACAGCAGCACCCTGCCATCCGAGCAGTCCACGAACTCCGTTGACTTTCCCCGCCAGTTCGCCCGCACCCGCCGCTTCTCCCTAGGTGTTCCCAGGCATTTCACCGTCTCCCCCGACGGCCGCCGGGTGCTCTTCGTCCGCACGGGCTCGGGCGCCGATCCGATAGGCCGACTGTGGCAGTACGAGGACGGCTCGGAAAGGCTGTTGGCCGATCCGGCGCTCCTGGTAGGGGCCGGTTCCGGGACGGTCCCCGAGGAGGAGAGGCTGCGCCGGGAGCGCGCCCGTGAGCGGTCGGTGGGAGTGGTGTCGTACGCGACGGATGAGGCGGCCCGTCTGGTGGCGTTCGCGCTGTCGGGGGCCCTGTGGGCGGTGCGTACCGACGGCGGCACACCGTTCTCCGTCCCCGCGGCCGGTCCGGTGGTCGACCCCCGCCCCTCCCCCGACGGCCGGTACATCGCCTATGTGAGCCGCCGCTGCTTCCACGTCGTCGATCTGACCGGCGCCGACCGGCAACTGGCCCGTGCGGAGGACCCGGAGATCTCCTACGGGCTCGCCGAGTACGCCGCTGCCGAATCCATGCGGCGGTCGCGCGGCTACTGGTGGGCGCCGGACAGCCGCCACGTCCTGGTGGCCAGGGTCGACACCAGCCCCGTGGAACGGCGTTACCTCAGCGATCCGGCCGACCCGGCGAAGCCTCCACAGGCGATCCGCTACCCGGCGGCCGGCACCGCCAACGCGGAGGTCACCCTGGAGCTCCTCTCGCTGGAGGGCGAGCGGGTCGAGGTGGAGTGGGACCGTAAGGCGTACGAGTACGTCGTGGCGGCCGGCTGGGACGCGCACGGTCCGCTCGTCACCGTGCAGAGCCGCGATCAGTGCACCATGCGCACGCTCGCGGTCGATCCGGAGACCGGCGCCACCGAAGTGCTCCATGAGCGGACCGACCCCGCCTGGGTGGAGATCCTCACGGGTACCCCGGCCCGTACGGCGTCGGGTGCCCTGGTGCTCCCCGAGGACGAGGGCGACACCCGCTATCTGACCGTCGGCGGCCAACGGGTCACCCCGGAGGGGCTACAGCTGTGCGCGGTCCTCGGGGTGGAGGGCGAGCGGGTGCTGTTCACCGCGAGCGACGACCCGCTGGAGACCCATGTGTGGTGCCATGAGCCCGGCCACGACCTCCGCCGGCTGAGCCGGGACCCCGGCAGGTATACGGGGGCGGCGCGGGGCGGCACGCTCGTCCTGGCGGGCCTGACCCCACGGGGCCACGAGGTGGGCGTGCTACGGGGTGACGGGGCGGCTGGCGACCCGCCGTACCAGGCCCTCACCTCGCTCGCCGAGGAACCCTCGATCACCCCGCGACCGGTCCATCTGACGCTCGGCGAACGCAAGTTGCGCGGCGTCCTCTACCTGCCGTCGTGGCACGAGGAGGGCACCGGAAAGCTGCCGGTACTCCTCGACCCGTACGGCGGGCCGAGCATACAGGTCGTAGGACGGGCCCGGGACTGGTTCACCTGTGTCTCGCAGTGGTTCGCCGAGCAGGGGTTCGCGGTGCTGGCGGCCGACGGGCGCGGGACCCCGAACCGTGGCCCGGCCTGGGACAAGACCATTCATGGCGACCAGCTCGGCCCGGCGCTGGAGGACCAGGTGGACGCGCTGCGGGCGGCCGCGGCGCAGTGCGGCGACCTGGATCTGACACGGGTGGCGATCCGCGGCTGGTCCTTCGGCGGGTTCCTGGCCGCGGCCGCGGTGCTGTACCACCCCGAGATCTTCCACGCGGCGGTCGCCGGTGCCCCGCCCACCGACATGCGGATGTACGACACCCACTGGAAGGAGCGCTACCTGGGCCACCCGGAGGAGCAGCCGGAAAACTATGAGCGCACCTCCCTGATAGGCCACGGCCATCTGCTGAGCCGCCCGCTGCTGCTGGTCCACGGCCTCGCGGACGACAATGTGGCGGCCGCACACACCCTCCGCTTCTCGGCCGAACTGCTCGCAGCGGGCAAACCACACAGCGTGCTGCCCCTGCCCGGCGCCACTCACCTCCCGGCCGACGACGCGGTCAACGCACAGCTGCTGCACTTCCAGCGGGACTTCCTGATGAGCGCGTTGGAGGGGGGCGCCGGCAAGGAGTGA